The Huiozyma naganishii CBS 8797 chromosome 6, complete genome genome includes a window with the following:
- the MCR1 gene encoding cytochrome-b5 reductase (similar to Saccharomyces cerevisiae MCR1 (YKL150W); ancestral locus Anc_5.255), translating to MLARFSRLSLSNHRILPYALGAGAVAATAFLYSYKFHTISNESQKVFTGDGSWIDLPISKIQQESHDTKRFFFKLPSEDAETGLTLASALYTKFVTEKGSNVVRPYTPVSDLGDKGGFELVVKHYPDGKMSNHLFSLKEKDTVSFKGPIKKWQWEPNSFDSILLLGAGTGITPLYQLAHHIVQNPKENTKVKLLYGNKTPEDILLKKELDQLQKDHPDKFEVVYFVDQNKKSTPFNGQVGFITKEYIEKNTVKPSEKTHVFLCGPPPFMNAYSGQKPKPVEQGELTGILKELGFTADQVFKF from the coding sequence ATGCTTGCTAGATTCTCGAGACTGTCTTTGAGCAACCACAGAATCTTGCCATACGCACTCGGTGCAGGCGCCGTTGCTGCCACTGCCTTCCTGTACTCTTACAAGTTTCACACCATCTCCAATGAGTCCCAGAAGGTGTTCACGGGTGACGGCTCGTGGATAGATTTGCCCATCTCGAAAATCCAGCAAGAATCCCACGACACCAAAaggttcttcttcaaattgCCATCGGAGGATGCAGAGACTGGGTTGACTTTGGCCTCCGCTCTTTACACCAAGTTTGTCACTGAAAAGGGATCCAACGTCGTCAGGCCATACACGCCAGTGAGCGACCTCGGGGATAAAGGTGGCTTTGAACTGGTCGTCAAACACTACCCAGACGGAAAGATGTCAAACCACTTGTTCTccttgaaggagaaagatACTGTGTCGTTCAAGGGCCCAATTAAGAAGTGGCAGTGGGAACCCAATTCTTTCGACTCTATTCTTTTGCTTGGAGCAGGGACCGGTATCACCCCGCTGTACCAGTTGGCTCACCACATTGTTCAAAATCCAAAGGAGAACACTAAAGTGAAGCTGCTGTACGGTAACAAAACTCCAGAGGATATccttttgaagaaagaactAGACCAGTTGCAAAAGGATCATCCAGATAAGTTTGAAGTGGTCTATTTCGTAGACCAAAACAAGAAGTCGACCCCATTCAATGGCCAAGTTGGCTTCATTACAAAAGAGTACATTGAAAAGAATACCGTAAAGCCCAGTGAGAAGACCCACGTATTCTTGTGTGGTCCACCACCATTCATGAACGCGTACTCTGGTCAAAAACCTAAACCAGTTGAGCAGGGGGAATTGACAGGTATCTTGAAAGAACTAGGTTTCACCGCTGATCAAGTATTCAAGTTTTAA
- the DBR1 gene encoding RNA lariat debranching enzyme (similar to Saccharomyces cerevisiae DBR1 (YKL149C); ancestral locus Anc_5.254) yields MRIAVQGCCHGELDRVFKTVQRMNSRNKIDLLIILGDFQSIRKPKDFKSISIPPKYQKLGDFHKYYSRNTPAPVPTIFIGGNHESMRHLMLLPYGGYAGKRIYYLGYSNVIWFKGVRIASLSGIWKEWDVDKARPSWEEMESCQWQKNIRSLYHVRKTDILPLMTIKKPLSLMLSHDWPNEITKHGDVAGLLKKKPFFKKDIQNDNLGSPANWKLLQRLRPEWWLSAHLHVRFQAEVDHTTSSEGPLLKKNSDEIDLDMSSDEETASHECPTHSNESTKFLALDKCLPGRQFLEVIEVEADESHPSFKTTEMYWDEEFISNLRYLEKNREALEDKPFSEIELSSLENTADDSGYPPISPHDLIVPRYEYSIQKREKDQTNYFIEKFLTLKDQTNLSNEPSSEDVKKDS; encoded by the coding sequence ATGAGAATAGCTGTCCAAGGTTGCTGTCATGGCGAATTGGATAGGGTGTTCAAAACTGTGCAACGAATGAACTCTCGAAACAAAATTGATCTACTAATTATATTAGGTGACTTCCAAAGTATCAGAAAGCCAAAGGATTTCAAGTCTATAAGTATTCCTCCAAAATACCAGAAGCTGGGGGACTTCCACAAGTATTACTCACGCAATACACCAGCCCCCGTACCGACAATCTTTATTGGTGGTAATCATGAGTCGATGAGGCATCTTATGTTGTTGCCTTACGGTGGTTATGCTGGCAAGAGAATATACTACCTCGGTTATTCCAATGTTATCTGGTTCAAAGGTGTAAGGATAGCTAGCTTGAGTGGGATCTGGAAGGAATGGGATGTGGATAAGGCTCGTCCAAGTTGGGAAGAAATGGAATCGTGTCAAtggcaaaaaaatattcgGTCTCTTTACCACGTCCGGAAAACTGATATACTTCCATTGATGACGATAAAGAAGCCACTCTCGTTGATGCTAAGCCATGACTGGCCCAATGAGATTACGAAGCATGGGGACGTTGCCGGgctgttgaaaaaaaaaccgttCTTTAAGAAAGATATCCAGAATGATAATTTGGGCAGCCCTGCTAACTGGAAACTGCTACAGAGATTGAGACCAGAATGGTGGTTGAGTGCTCATTTGCATGTTAGGTTTCAAGCAGAAGTAGATCATACTACGAGCAGCGAAGGGccacttttgaagaagaactcgGACGAGATAGATCTGGATATGTCAAGTGATGAGGAAACGGCTTCACATGAGTGTCCCACCCATTCCAATGAAAGTACGAAGTTTTTGGCGCTGGACAAATGTCTTCCAGGGAGACAATTCTTAGAGGTTATTGAGGTGGAGGCTGATGAATCACACCCTTCGTTCAAAACAACGGAGATGTACTGGGACGAAGAGTTCATTAGTAATTTGAGgtatttggagaagaacagagAAGCTTTGGAAGATAAACCGTTCAGTGAGATTGAATTAAGTAGTTTGGAAAACACCGCTGATGATTCTGGATATCCTCCGATCTCCCCTCACGACTTGATTGTTCCGCGCTACGAATACTCGATTCAaaagagggagaaagatCAAACTAACTACTTTATCGAGAAATTCTTGACCTTGAAAGACCAAACGAATTTATCTAATGAGCCAAGCAGCGAGGATGTAAAGAAGGATTCTTGA
- the BOP2 gene encoding Bop2p (similar to Saccharomyces cerevisiae YLR267W; ancestral locus Anc_6.59), with protein MLQQDTLGDGEDHYTFDSLPPEIIQKIAGKLDIKSKYFLVDYTNVLKAIGGPNKRYKILQYTLIEQFKSQIEVIDLTTDSLNDKVSTPLLDILRTHFISEDGSAEDRLVDSTRQKTVLIVDDSTDFEQLPKFVDTVSLDLIYCPFYNNSSINKILMKFPLQYVIDNLILEFKTQEIFAGRNLFGVLDTKFFTFNSNDISPNRRVGTSVGNIQSPWLVPRCQQIILPSTVSLEMDYLTMDSFIYNIMENYGLSFPQATSLQRHQQQHSNHNHSHVDQQQNMSCIENIFHNFLGSVNFYAPNLRSIKFINHRDEETCNFIDVSTLMLNKFKTNSCPLKYLFKLHSFQNWSLPHIEYFSGHRFKYDETAMTGSTERLIRSIRDNVNYLYDFAQDETDDACPYFRVELFPRGTKRTKLLNWLPLEAFSMDSSYPHSTSISPDRNTVSDLSERDNNIRNYNKPVLCLKCDTLETLELKLLPIRKNHSIYIQGLFLPGLKELTLVNHNSVIKRPRISDKRNSIVMACYDAAGANVQNGFDADGISPPTLSTEEDDLEVGDIKPIGFSSWNYLPSCEYIHFTNNNETKQTNFIFKITNLKAHLPKINLAGSFQTFVSEKQKFIVV; from the coding sequence ATGCTACAACAAGACACTCTTGGTGATGGCGAGGATCACTACACTTTCGATAGCCTACCACCGGAGATCATCCAAAAGATTGCTGGTAAATTGGATATCAAATCAAAGTATTTTCTAGTGGATTACACTAACGTGCTTAAGGCTATAGGGGGTCCCAACAAGAGATATAAGATTTTGCAATATACTCtaattgaacagttcaaaaGTCAAATTGAGGTTATAGATCTGACCACTGATTCCCTAAACGATAAAGTTAGTACCCCCTTACTGGATATTCTTAGAACACACTTCATCTCAGAAGATGGATCAGCTGAGGATCGGTTGGTTGATTCTACTAGACAGAAGACGGTCTTAATAGTGGACGATTCAAcagattttgaacagttgccCAAATTTGTAGATACAGTGTCCCTAGATCTCATTTACTGTCCCTTTTACAATAACTCGTCGATTAATAAAATTTTAATGAAATTCCCATTGCAATACGTCATAGATAATCTCATCTTGGAATTTAAGACTCAAGAGATCTTTGCAGGTAGAAACCTTTTCGGAGTACTAGATacgaaatttttcacttttaacAGTAACGATATCTCCCCAAACAGAAGGGTCGGTACCAGTGTTGGTAATATACAATCCCCTTGGTTGGTGCCAAGGTGTCAACAGATCATCTTACCTTCCACAGTGTCCCTGGAGATGGATTACTTGACAATGGACTCGTTTATCTACAACATTATGGAAAACTACGGATTGTCCTTCCCTCAGGCAACTTCACTGCAACGacatcaacagcaacataGCAATCATAACCACTCTCACGTCGACCAACAGCAAAACATGTCCTGCATCGAAAACATTTTCCACAATTTCTTAGGAAGCGTGAACTTTTACGCACCTAACCTAAGGTCAATCAAGTTCATTAACCATAGGGATGAAGAGACCTGTAATTTCATAGACGTTTCCACTctgatgttgaacaagttcaagaCTAATTCATGCCCCTTGAAATACCTATTCAAGTTACATTCCTTCCAAAACTGGTCGCTCCCCCACATAGAGTACTTTTCCGGTCATCGGTTCAAGTATGACGAAACAGCAATGACGGGCTCTACAGAAAGATTGATCAGATCCATAAGGGATAACGTCAACTATTTATACGATTTCGCACAGGACGAGACGGATGACGCATGTCCCTATTTCAGAGTCGAATTGTTCCCAAGGGGTACGAAGAGAACGAAACTGTTGAATTGGTTACCCTTAGAGGCATTCAGCATGGATAGCTCATATCCACACTCTACGTCGATATCACCAGATAGGAACACAGTCAGCGATCTGAGTGAGAGGGATAACAATATTAGAAACTACAATAAACCCGTATTGTGTCTAAAGTGTGATACGCTTGAGACTCTCGAGTTGAAACTGTTACCCATTAGAAAAAATCATTCCATCTATATCCAAGGTTTGTTTCTGCCAGGGTTGAAGGAGTTGACTTTGGTGAACCATAACTCAGTGATCAAAAGACCCAGAATCTCCGACAAAAGAAATTCAATCGTGATGGCTTGTTACGATGCCGCCGGAGCAAACGTTCAAAACGGGTTTGATGCTGACGGGATCTCGCCTCCAACTCTCAGCACAGAAGAGGATGACCTTGAAGTGGGCGATATCAAACCCATTGGGTTCTCCTCTTGGAATTATTTACCATCTTGTGAATACATTCATTTcacaaacaacaacgagACAAAACAGACgaattttattttcaaaatcacaAACTTGAAAGCGCACTTACCCAAGATCAATCTAGCTGGGAGCTTCCAAACTTTTGTGAGTGAAAAACAGAAATTTATTGTCGTTTAG
- the PDR8 gene encoding Pdr8p (similar to Saccharomyces cerevisiae PDR8 (YLR266C) and YRR1 (YOR162C); ancestral locus Anc_6.60): protein MSNTQKKVGSDAGSHDERSKKRRRKEVRNCLFCRKRKLKCDRAKPKCSQCRNRNLPTCLYTNRFNFDISDSMTEIFQDTPNVDLLKKISTLEDRVKELEQITNADENHESKSRGSDSSVGRKKNPLLYLRSSRWINEQHFIFGPTSWKTMLSLENEKFQLEFISLWDMFKPQPTKGTESSTETVASTTEKGVSIGGDIMNRKIFLNTVCEELPDYKTIETCLRNFFSGPLHELLYCLDEKKTMRDFRKCFFKDPHPVDPKHVKIIGIVPDDSLAANYYKIGIILLIVGLVLFNKGLPRPIKYFFHIIGSLTKDNHNFTERPQFLLLRCFNKICNSQYSCWDGSQVRDLMAELSHSCFSIGLDNVDKWFKSKENIVGHIDPLRNTFIWTLYTDTVISFDLGKPLFVSNEFFDMTLFLENGNKFTELKYNSNSNKKADLIEMYILVGREALTRLNSATVTCSSNLKLEDMNSYINKLKESIHKNFPTMGLYTKMGSKFFVDPFEIIVLAPTLGMILNFENIKRSYFGDVSIKTKNSLVKAGLLSLSLCVNTILSMYDMDRRTYRDIIEHAKYLSPYLNLSLALINPLFIRSLSEMYGLFFARLTMLEKGYLVTSVDVRGPPISLDDLEITERQYYSFIEVITQFRDLMNQLYDKDLSPLHRMMQTSYPFLSVLALERVGRHLFLKGLESRNTIEVNWHDQGINLDDATSEILRSFTNEVWNDYISKSQNMWAMKPDDFLSDLSRDAEK from the coding sequence ATGAGTAACACACAGAAGAAGGTCGGCAGTGATGCTGGTAGTCACGATGAACGCTCGAAGAAACGCAGAAGGAAAGAGGTTAGGAACTGTCTCTTTTGcaggaaaaggaaactgAAATGTGATCGTGCAAAACCTAAATGTTCACAATGTAGAAATAGAAACTTACCCACTTGTCTCTATACAAATAGATTTAATTTCGATATTTCAGATTCAATGACAGAAATCTTTCAAGATACTCCAAACGTGGACTTgctgaaaaaaatatcaacatTGGAGGATAGAGTGAAAGAACTCGAACAAATTACAAATGCGGATGAAAACCACGAAAGTAAAAGTCGTGGTAGTGACAGTTCAGTGGGGCGTAAGAAAAATCCATTGCTCTATTTGAGAAGTTCACGATGGATAAATGAACAACATTTCATCTTTGGACCCACATCATGGAAAACTATGCTATCGTTAGAAAATGAGAAATTTCAACTAGAATTCATAAGCCTTTGGGATATGTTTAAACCACAACCAACGAAGGGTACGGAATCGTCCACAGAAACAGTAGCATCTACAACGGAAAAGGGGGTATCTATTGGTGGGGATATAATGAAcaggaaaatttttctaAATACCGTATGCGAAGAGTTACCGGACTATAAAACGATTGAAACTTGTCTACgaaattttttctctggACCTTTACACGAGTTGCTCTACTGTTTAGACGAAAAGAAGACCATGAGGGATTTTAGAAAAtgttttttcaaagatccACACCCCGTGGACCCTAAACACGTCAAGATAATCGGTATTGTGCCGGATGATTCCTTGGCGGCCAATTACTACAAAATCGGGATCATTCTTTTGATTGTCGGCCTTGTATTGTTCAATAAAGGTTTGCCCAGACCGATCAAGTATTTCTTCCACATCATTGGATCCCTCACGAAGGATAACCACAATTTCACTGAGAGACCACAGTTTCTACTGTTAAGGTGCTTTAACAAGATATGCAATTCACAGTACAGTTGCTGGGATGGTTCACAAGTACGAGATCTCATGGCAGAACTTTCACACAGTTGCTTTTCGATAGGTTTGGATAACGTGGATAAATGGTTCAAGagtaaagaaaatattGTCGGGCATATCGACCCTCTGAGAAACACTTTTATCTGGACACTCTACACAGACACGGTAATATCCTTCGACTTGGGGAAACCCTTGTTTGTATCgaacgagttcttcgatATGACtcttttcttggagaacGGTAATAAATTCACTGAACTGAAATACAACTCTAACTCAAACAAAAAGGCTGATTTAATAGAAATGTACATCTTGGTTGGGAGGGAAGCGTTAACACGACTTAATAGTGCTACGGTGACCTGCTCTTCAAACCTTAAATTGGAGGATATGAACAGTTATatcaacaagttgaaggaatCGATTCATAAGAATTTCCCAACAATGGGGTTGTACACCAAAATGGGGTCCAAATTTTTCGTGGACCCGTTCGAAATAATTGTACTGGCCCCGACATTGGGGATGATTCTAAATTTTGAGAACATAAAGAGAAGCTATTTCGGAGACGTATCTATAAAGACAAAAAACAGTTTGGTAAAAGCTGGGCTTTTGTCTCTGTCCCTCTGTGTTAACACTATACTGTCCATGTATGATATGGACAGGAGAACTTACCGAGACATAATTGAACATGCAAAGTATCTGTCGCcgtacttgaacttgtcACTCGCTTTGATCAACCCATTATTTATACGGAGTTTGTCCGAAATGTATGGGCTCTTCTTTGCAAGGTTGACCATGTTGGAAAAGGGTTATCTGGTGACGTCCGTCGACGTACGTGGTCCGCCGATATCACTCGATGACCTTGAAATTACAGAGCGTCAATACTACAGTTTTATTGAAGTCATTACACAGTTCCGTGACCTGATGAATCAGTTGTACGACAAGGATTTATCCCCACTTCACAGGATGATGCAGACTTCGTATCCGTTCCTTTCTGTACTTGCCTTAGAGCGCGTTGGGCGGCACCTATTCCTCAAGGGATTAGAGTCGCGGAACACGATCGAAGTGAACTGGCATGACCAGGGGATCAACCTCGATGATGCAACCAGCGAGATTCTCCGGTCGTTTACAAATGAGGTCTGGAACGACTACATATCCAAATCGCAAAATATGTGGGCCATGAAACCAGACGATTTTCTGTCGGATCTCTCGAGAGATGCAGAGAAATAG
- the SEC22 gene encoding SNAP receptor SEC22 (similar to Saccharomyces cerevisiae SEC22 (YLR268W); ancestral locus Anc_6.62): MIKSTLIYRDDALPLCTSVDDDNDAQLNEQKKYIKILLSRMTPQSATEATLESGSFEISYIKRDVVLYFVICERGYPRNLSFSYLGDISEEFQHSYANEYNKPNVRPYAFVSFDTFLQKTKRAYSDKKVQDNLDQLNQELHGVKQIMSKNIEDLLYRGDSLDKMSDMSASLRESSKKYRKSAQKINFDLLISQYAPIVIVSLFFVFLFWWVFLR, encoded by the coding sequence ATGATCAAGTCTACACTAATCTATAGAGATGATGCGTTGCCTCTGTGCACCTCGGTTGATGATGACAACGATGCACAACTGAATGAGCagaaaaaatacatcaAGATTCTTCTGTCCCGGATGACCCCGCAATCTGCCACGGAGGCCACCTTGGAGAGTGGGTCTTTTGAGATCAGTTACATAAAACGGGACGTTGTGTTATATTTTGTCATCTGCGAGAGAGGGTACCCGAGAAACCTGTCATTCTCGTACCTGGGAGACATATCGGAGGAGTTCCAACACTCGTACGCGAACGAATACAACAAGCCGAACGTTAGACCGTATGCATTTGTCAGTTTTGACACATTTCTTCAGAAGACGAAACGGGCGTACAGCGACAAGAAAGTGCAGGATAACTTGGACCAGTTGAACCAGGAACTGCACGGTGTCAAGCAAATCATGTCCAAGAACATCGAAGACCTGTTGTACCGTGGAGACTCGCTGGACAAAATGAGCGACATGAGTGCGTCTCTCAGAGAATCATCCAAGAAGTACAGGAAGTCCGCGCAGAAGATAAATTTCGACCTGCTCATCAGCCAGTACGCCCCGATTGTTATTGTGTCCCTGTTCTTCGtgttcttgttctggtGGGTATTTCTAAGATAG
- the DCS1 gene encoding 5'-(N(7)-methyl 5'-triphosphoguanosine)-(mRNA) diphosphatase (similar to Saccharomyces cerevisiae DCS1 (YLR270W) and DCS2 (YOR173W); ancestral locus Anc_6.63): MSGDKEQKEQEQRNNDLALLIRKFKFAKVLDSNPQAKVISLQGTIDGQDAIVTAEKTHFAFDETVRRQSEHGESLPLFYHCENEYSCINGVEQLKELTSNDIYHWGLAVIKQDIEYNPTAKLNLIWPATKVHIRKYEQQNFHMVKETPEIYEKVVKPYIDEMSNPERLKWVYNILYEGAEENQVVYKDYSEEKPKDGFVILPDMKWDGINVDSMYLVAIAYRDDIKSLRDLKPTHIEWLTALNTKIKSVIPACYNYAVSPDELRIFVHYQPSYYHFHVHIVNVKFQGSGNGIAVGKAILLDEIIELLNYLGPSGFEGKTIPYVIGENHDLWARGLDEEVRNQMKEEGIPKAPKIIENFTMDQQS, from the coding sequence ATGTCAGGTGACAAGGAGCAGAAGGAGCAGGAACAGAGGAACAACGACTTGGCGCTTTTGATTCGGAAGTTCAAGTTTGCTAAAGTTCTGGACTCGAATCCGCAGGCGAAGGTCATCTCGTTGCAAGGTACTATTGACGGGCAGGATGCGATTGTGACCGCAGAGAAGACCCACTTTGCCTTCGACGAAACGGTGCGGAGGCAGAGCGAACACGGGGAGAGCTTGCCCCTTTTCTACCACTGTGAGAACGAGTACTCGTGTATCAACGGGGTCGAGCAGTTGAAGGAGCTTACGTCGAACGATATTTACCACTGGGGGTTGGCTGTCATCAAGCAGGACATTGAATACAACCCAACAGCCAAGTTGAATCTGATCTGGCCTGCGACTAAAGTGCACATCAGAAAGTACGAGCAGCAAAACTTCCACATGGTGAAGGAAACTCCTGAAATCTACGAGAAAGTCGTCAAACCTTACATCGACGAGATGAGCAACCCGGAAAGATTGAAGTGGGTTTACAACATCTTGTACGAGGGGGCAGAGGAGAACCAGGTCGTCTACAAAGATTACTCCGAGGAGAAACCCAAGGACGGCTTTGTTATACTGCCAGACATGAAGTGGGACGGTATAAATGTCGACTCAATGTACCTGGTTGCCATCGCATACAGAGACGACATCAAGTCCTTGAGGGACTTGAAGCCCACACACATAGAGTGGTTGACAGCTTTGAACACCAAGATTAAATCCGTCATCCCAGCATGTTATAACTATGCAGTGTCCCCGGACGAACTGAGAATCTTCGTTCACTACCAGCCATCGTACTACCATTTCCACGTCCATATTGTGAATGTTAAGTTTCAAGGCTCAGGGAACGGCATTGCTGTGGGCAAGGCGATTTTGCTGGACGAGATTATCGAGCTGTTAAACTACCTAGGTCCATCCGGGTTTGAGGGCAAGACCATTCCATATGTCATCGGTGAAAACCATGACTTGTGGGCTCGCGGTCTCGATGAAGAAGTCAGAAATCAAATGAAAGAGGAAGGGATTCCAAAGGCCCCTAAGATCATCGAGAACTTCACCATGGACCAACAATCATAG
- the CMG1 gene encoding Cmg1p (similar to Saccharomyces cerevisiae YLR271W; ancestral locus Anc_6.64), whose protein sequence is MDNELIEEMEREQQLLDRFKKSEGQSELENLMPKGYRMLQKMGYEPREESTKEVHDQEEKQAEYRKHISESSRQKSLEKTLHNMQKIAFAMAGDDEIYTPGEDPRDFNVLWRGYIKVLNDAAKEPAGKSAPKQKAVLEQSDSELDEDQEGGTIKDLREDPELEIFDEMTTSEKISKLNVFLRAEVYYCYYCGIRYKDEEDFYEHCPGINKEDHE, encoded by the coding sequence ATGGACAATGAACTCATCGAGGAGATGGAACGGGAACAGCAACTGTTAGACAGATTCAAGAAGTCTGAGGGTCAAAGCGAACTGGAAAACCTCATGCCTAAAGGATACAGAATGCTGCAGAAAATGGGATATGAGCCCAGGGAAGAAAGTACCAAAGAAGTACACGATCAAGAGGAAAAGCAAGCAGAGTACAGGAAGCATATTTCAGAGTCTTCCAGGCAAAAGTCCCTAGAAAAAACCTTGCATAATATGCAGAAAATAGCCTTCGCCATGGCCGGTGACGATGAAATATATACACCAGGTGAAGACCCAAGAGATTTTAACGTACTTTGGAGGGGGTATATCAAAGTACTGAATGACGCGGCCAAAGAACCCGCTGGTAAATCAGCCCCGAAGCAAAAAGCCGTCTTGGAACAATCCGACTCTGAACTAGACGAGGATCAAGAAGGGGGCACCATCAAAGATTTACGAGAGGATCCTGAGTTGGAAATATTTGACGAGATGACCACCTCAGAGAAGATATCAAAACTTAACGTTTTTTTAAGGGCGGAAGTTTACTACTGTTATTACTGTGGAATAAGGTacaaagacgaagaggacTTTTACGAGCATTGTCCTGGCATAAATAAAGAGGACCACGAATGA